In a genomic window of Pseudorasbora parva isolate DD20220531a chromosome 24, ASM2467924v1, whole genome shotgun sequence:
- the snai2 gene encoding zinc finger protein SNAI2 — translation MPRSFLVKKHFNAAKKPNYSELESPTVFISPYVLKTLPVPVIPQPDVLSPVAYNPITVWTTSSLPLSPLPSDLSPISGYPSSLSDTSSNKDHSGSESPRSDEDERIQSTKLSDAEKFQCSLCNKSYSTYSGLMKHKQLHCDAQTRKSFSCKYCEKEYVSLGALKMHIRTHTLPCVCKMCGKAFSRPWLLQGHIRTHTGEKPFSCPHCSRAFADRSNLRAHLQTHSDVKKYQCKNCSKTFSRMSLLHKHEESGCCIAH, via the exons ATGCCGCGCTCATTCCTAGTAAAGAAGCATTTCAATGCAGCCAAGAAACCGAATTACAGTGAACTGGAGAGTCCAACAG TGTTTATTTCCCCATATGTCTTAAAAACCCTCCCAGTGCCTGTTATACCTCAGCCTGACGTGTTAAGCCCGGTGGCGTACAATCCCATAACAGTGTGGACTACCAGCAGCCTGCCCCTGTCACCCCTGCCCAGCGATCTGTCCCCCATCTCCGGATACCCCTCGTCCCTCTCAGACACGTCCTCTAATAAAGACCACAGCGGTTCGGAGAGCCCCAGGAGCGATGAAGACGAGCGGATACAGTCGACCAAACTGTCAGATGCTGAGAAGTTTCAGTGCAGTTTGTGTAACAAGTCCTACAGCACGTATTCCGGACTCATGAAACACAAGCAGCTGCACTGCGACGCGCAGACCAGGAAGTCGTTCAGCTGCAAGTACTGCGAGAAGGAATATGTGAGTCTAGGGGCCCTAAAGATGCACATAAGGACACACACGCTGCCGTGCGTTTGCAAAATGTGTGGGAAAGCATTCTCCAGACCTTGGTTGCTGCAAGGACACATTAGAACACACACAG GTGAGAAGCCTTTTTCATGCCCCCACTGCAGTCGCGCATTTGCGGACCGGTCGAACCTCCGAGCTCACCTGCAAACTCACTCGGACGTGAAGAAATACCAGTGCAAGAACTGCTCCAAGACCTTCTCTCGCATGTCGCTGCTGCACAAACATGAGGAATCTGGCTGCTGCATTGCACACTGA